In Bacteroidia bacterium, a single window of DNA contains:
- the asnB gene encoding asparagine synthase (glutamine-hydrolyzing) — protein sequence MCGIFGIVSNTTLSEDFIQKCTDTLKHRGPDNGNIFIAQHKKLGLGHRRLSIIDLSEHAHQPFFSQCGRYVIVYNGEIYNYQQLAKSLSKTLKTHSDTEVLLEGFVQYGVDFISKLNGMFAFAIYDIFQDTLLIARDRVGIKPLFYYWDNNELIFASELKAIQAAKPDLKIQSEVLPYFLHLGYIPHPYTIYQNVFKFDTGHYAVFHNRTLSFYPFWKLEQEISDKLITNEQDAINRLEILLDRAVQLQLISDVPLGVFLSGGIDSSTVAAFAAKHSQKPVKTFSIAFEEDAFNESKYAEAVAKHIHAEHYTLTFTKKDIFELFERYHTAYDEPCADSSLLPTMMVSKLAKQYVTVALSGDGGDELFLGYGAYQWTRRLQKPWMRLMRRLLSQGAKLGKDRYKRIGRLLNYPKKQHIKSHIFSQEHYFFSEAELKKLLVYPVFEFSSINQDITTTNRKINSIEQQSLFDFQYYLRDDLLVKIDRASMQFSLETRVPLLDNSIIHFAYNIPTDLKKKGKESKYILRQVLYKYVPKSIFDRPKWGFAVPIREWLSTDLKIWIDMYLSKQVIEKHGIIKYDTAQYWVKRFLKGEKSIFNKVWVMIVLHQWLER from the coding sequence ATGTGCGGTATTTTTGGAATAGTAAGTAACACAACACTCTCCGAAGACTTCATACAAAAATGCACTGATACCTTAAAACACAGAGGTCCTGACAATGGAAATATTTTCATTGCTCAACATAAAAAATTAGGTTTGGGACATAGGCGGCTAAGCATCATTGACCTTTCTGAACACGCTCATCAGCCGTTTTTTTCGCAGTGTGGTCGCTACGTGATAGTCTATAACGGTGAAATTTACAACTACCAGCAACTTGCTAAAAGCCTCTCTAAAACCTTAAAAACGCACAGTGATACCGAAGTCCTTTTAGAAGGTTTTGTGCAGTATGGTGTAGATTTTATCAGCAAACTTAATGGTATGTTTGCTTTTGCGATTTACGATATTTTTCAAGATACGCTCTTAATAGCCCGAGATAGAGTAGGTATAAAACCACTTTTTTACTATTGGGATAACAATGAACTCATCTTTGCTTCTGAACTCAAAGCTATTCAAGCTGCAAAACCAGACTTGAAAATTCAAAGTGAGGTTTTACCTTATTTTTTGCATTTGGGATATATTCCACATCCTTACACTATCTACCAAAATGTATTCAAATTTGACACAGGACACTATGCAGTGTTTCACAATCGTACCCTTAGCTTTTATCCTTTCTGGAAACTTGAACAAGAAATTTCTGATAAATTGATTACTAACGAACAAGATGCCATTAACCGATTAGAAATCCTTTTAGACCGTGCTGTACAATTGCAATTGATAAGTGATGTGCCTTTAGGCGTATTTTTAAGCGGAGGTATAGACTCTTCCACCGTAGCTGCGTTTGCTGCAAAACACAGCCAAAAACCTGTAAAAACGTTTTCCATTGCTTTTGAAGAAGATGCCTTCAACGAAAGCAAGTACGCCGAAGCCGTAGCTAAACACATTCATGCTGAACACTACACATTGACCTTTACCAAAAAAGATATTTTTGAGCTTTTCGAACGCTACCATACTGCATACGATGAGCCTTGTGCAGATTCTTCACTTTTACCTACTATGATGGTGTCAAAATTAGCTAAGCAATATGTTACTGTGGCACTATCAGGGGATGGAGGAGATGAATTATTTTTAGGCTATGGCGCTTATCAATGGACAAGAAGACTACAAAAACCATGGATGCGGCTGATGCGGCGCCTTCTATCCCAAGGGGCAAAATTGGGTAAAGATAGATACAAACGTATTGGTAGATTGTTAAACTATCCTAAAAAGCAACACATTAAGAGTCATATTTTTTCACAAGAGCATTACTTTTTTTCAGAAGCAGAATTGAAAAAACTATTAGTTTATCCTGTTTTTGAATTCTCGTCCATCAATCAGGACATTACTACAACTAACCGAAAAATTAACTCCATTGAGCAGCAATCTTTATTTGACTTTCAGTACTACCTACGCGATGACCTATTAGTCAAAATTGACCGTGCTTCTATGCAGTTTTCACTAGAAACCCGCGTACCTCTTTTAGATAATAGCATCATTCACTTTGCTTACAACATCCCTACGGACTTAAAGAAAAAAGGAAAAGAAAGCAAATACATTTTACGGCAGGTATTGTACAAATACGTACCTAAGTCCATTTTTGACCGCCCTAAGTGGGGCTTTGCAGTGCCAATCAGAGAGTGGCTTAGTACAGACCTCAAAATATGGATAGATATGTATCTATCCAAACAAGTCATTGAAAAGCACGGAATTATTAAGTACGATACTGCGCAGTATTGGGTAAAACGCTTTCTCAAAGGAGAAAAAAGTATATTCAACAAAGTATGGGTAATGATAGTGCTGCATCAATGGCTGGAAAGATAA